A single genomic interval of Streptomyces showdoensis harbors:
- a CDS encoding LolA family protein: MATNENRQRKASRYVVPVAVAGVAAATIGLVPALAASGDPDLPEITAQQLIEKIAASDTQALSGTFKISTDLGLPSVAGLLSSGSGSGSGSADPADRLTQLVSGSHTLRLAADGPDRQKLTVLDGSDEYSLIHNGNDVWAYDSKSNEVFHEKSEGAGGKPEDAKLPGTPKELADEVLKAAGDTTSITVGGTAKVAGRDAYQLVIKPKQSGSTVESVKIAVDAANGTPLKFTLNSVSGGKPVVDAGFTKVDFGKPEASAFDFKAPKGAKVTEGAAEKAGKDAEGEFGKGDFDKEFGGLFGGLVPEGAGGPDGKGGFNVIGEGWTTIATLDSGAPAPKTDEAPKEVRGFLDALGDKVSGKFGSGTVFKTKIVNALMTDDGKVYVGAVTPQTLVDAANSGK; encoded by the coding sequence ATGGCAACGAACGAAAACCGTCAGCGCAAGGCGAGCCGTTACGTCGTCCCGGTCGCCGTGGCGGGGGTGGCGGCGGCCACGATCGGCCTCGTTCCCGCGCTCGCGGCGTCCGGTGACCCGGACCTGCCCGAGATCACCGCGCAGCAGCTGATCGAGAAGATCGCGGCTTCGGACACGCAGGCCCTGTCCGGCACGTTCAAGATCAGCACCGACCTGGGCCTGCCGTCCGTCGCGGGTCTGCTCTCCTCCGGCTCCGGCTCCGGCTCCGGTTCCGCCGATCCCGCGGACCGGCTCACCCAGCTGGTGTCCGGCTCGCACACCCTGCGGCTCGCCGCGGACGGCCCCGACCGGCAGAAGCTGACCGTGCTCGACGGCTCCGACGAGTACAGCCTGATCCACAACGGGAACGACGTCTGGGCGTACGACAGCAAGTCGAACGAGGTCTTCCACGAGAAGAGCGAGGGCGCGGGCGGCAAGCCGGAGGACGCGAAGCTGCCCGGCACCCCCAAGGAGCTCGCCGACGAGGTCCTGAAGGCGGCCGGCGACACCACCTCCATCACCGTCGGCGGCACCGCGAAGGTGGCCGGCCGGGACGCGTACCAGCTGGTGATCAAGCCGAAGCAGTCCGGCTCCACCGTCGAGTCGGTCAAGATCGCGGTGGACGCGGCGAACGGCACCCCGCTGAAGTTCACGCTCAACTCGGTCAGCGGCGGCAAGCCGGTCGTCGACGCGGGCTTCACCAAGGTCGACTTCGGCAAGCCGGAGGCCTCGGCCTTCGACTTCAAGGCCCCGAAGGGCGCCAAGGTGACCGAGGGTGCCGCCGAGAAGGCCGGCAAGGACGCCGAGGGCGAGTTCGGCAAGGGCGACTTCGACAAGGAGTTCGGCGGCCTGTTCGGCGGCCTGGTTCCGGAAGGCGCGGGCGGCCCCGACGGCAAGGGCGGCTTCAACGTCATCGGCGAGGGCTGGACCACCATCGCCACGCTCGACTCCGGCGCCCCCGCGCCCAAGACGGACGAGGCGCCGAAGGAGGTCCGGGGCTTCCTGGACGCGCTCGGCGACAAGGTGAGCGGGAAGTTCGGCTCGGGCACGGTCTTCAAGACGAAGATCGTCAACGCCCTGATGACGGATGACGGCAAGGTCTACGTGGGCGCGGTCACCCCGCAGACCCTGGTGGACGCCGCCAACTCCGGCAAGTAG
- a CDS encoding pyridoxamine 5'-phosphate oxidase family protein — MRQATETTRRTTAERRRDTLERLGSERDVWVSTSHPDHGPHQVPLWFRWDGRAVWMCTGANSATARNALKEPRVRLALPDAYDVVLLQGVATCYPARDVPQDAADAFADRFGGWDPRTADAPYLYLCVTPRTVRAWRGEAELRGRVVMRDGAWLA, encoded by the coding sequence ATGCGACAAGCCACGGAGACCACGCGCCGCACCACCGCGGAGCGCAGGCGGGACACCCTGGAGCGGCTCGGTTCGGAGCGCGACGTCTGGGTGTCGACGTCCCACCCCGACCACGGCCCGCACCAGGTGCCGCTGTGGTTCCGGTGGGACGGCCGGGCGGTGTGGATGTGTACGGGCGCGAATTCCGCGACCGCGCGCAACGCGCTCAAGGAGCCCCGCGTCCGGCTGGCCCTGCCGGACGCCTACGACGTGGTGCTCCTGCAGGGGGTCGCCACCTGCTACCCCGCGCGGGACGTCCCGCAGGACGCCGCGGACGCGTTCGCGGACAGGTTCGGCGGCTGGGACCCGCGTACGGCGGACGCCCCCTACCTCTACCTGTGCGTGACGCCGAGGACCGTGCGCGCCTGGCGCGGGGAGGCCGAACTGCGCGGCAGGGTCGTGATGCGCGACGGGGCGTGGCTGGCGTAG
- a CDS encoding DUF1772 domain-containing protein, with amino-acid sequence MLNALEVVTTVVVGVMVGVEFSVAFVMNRIFKALPEDGGLLARAHGGRMLGALMPFWYIGSLLLVAAWAVAGWGQGGAGLVVTAGALLVVSVLMSVLLLVPINNRSKTWTPDNRPADWKEQSDRWDRYHYARVAVIVGAFALLAAALA; translated from the coding sequence ATGCTCAACGCACTCGAGGTCGTCACCACCGTGGTCGTCGGTGTGATGGTGGGGGTGGAGTTCTCCGTCGCCTTCGTCATGAACCGGATCTTCAAGGCCCTCCCGGAGGACGGCGGCCTGCTCGCCCGTGCCCACGGCGGCCGGATGCTCGGCGCCCTCATGCCGTTCTGGTACATCGGATCGCTCCTCCTCGTCGCCGCCTGGGCCGTCGCCGGATGGGGCCAGGGCGGGGCCGGACTCGTCGTCACCGCCGGCGCGCTGCTCGTCGTCAGCGTGCTCATGTCGGTCCTGCTGCTCGTCCCGATCAACAACCGCAGCAAGACCTGGACCCCCGACAACCGGCCCGCCGACTGGAAGGAGCAGAGCGACCGCTGGGACCGCTACCACTACGCCCGCGTCGCCGTCATCGTGGGCGCCTTCGCCCTGCTGGCCGCCGCCCTCGCCTGA
- a CDS encoding beta/gamma crystallin domain-containing protein encodes MAVPGNAYAIDHIECRGGENFLKIWSHSGGRQSVDCYANKGRTGFGSWWVDKISTGNNDLIYYDVNGDSVRINRWTEITFPHRPPQVRDIEIL; translated from the coding sequence ATGGCCGTCCCCGGCAACGCCTACGCCATCGACCACATCGAGTGCCGTGGCGGCGAGAACTTCCTGAAGATCTGGTCCCACAGCGGCGGCCGCCAGAGCGTCGACTGCTACGCCAACAAGGGGCGGACCGGCTTCGGAAGCTGGTGGGTCGACAAGATCTCCACGGGCAACAACGACCTCATCTACTACGACGTCAACGGCGACTCCGTCCGCATCAACCGCTGGACCGAGATCACCTTCCCGCACCGTCCGCCGCAGGTCAGGGACATCGAGATCCTCTGA
- a CDS encoding alpha/beta fold hydrolase: protein MQIILRYVTVPSIAVGISVAASLISLTAAPADAASRSTPERVKWELCRDAAADWNRADNRSECALIPVPVDYAKPTGRTIDIAVSRVKATGKRTGALFGNPGGPGLAGTPSPYGLLNSQLAPMNTEWDFIGIDTRGTGYSAQISCDTPEFREGESERESFERQAEAKRACIAKDPELALSISMENASRDMDRVREVLGYRTINFYGNSGGTALGAVYRSMFDSRVDRMWLDSIMSPVGQDAAITAEVAQYHAGYRRFFAWLAGKDATYRFGNSPKKVEAAMKALQAKVGRDEFAPFLDPNLEAIPDRWERSAAKLLELRNEGRGKVVPQRKDRERKSFGFGEMGHNYGFTHDAFMCNASADGRTYADLVRMRKERQARYPFAPDFSDQPITYCAGWPAGKPWDLKPGKSRLQLSGHEFETVTPYAWAKMMHKKIGGSLLTVTDATHSTMKSTELACGSKVADFFRDGTPAKGSCPGFPADQTGPAGPAGNLAGTVRLPNCSASLVRPRTARDEDKALLLTNGHCHPEGRPKPGEVITGEGAPIEGTVLSPAGRDLGPVTGRVRYATMTGTDITLAQLDSTYADIRQKYGIEAFPLASTGPVPGQKIKVASSFLESVWSCQAEAVVPTLKEGDYTSTRAIRYAKECDTRPGSSGSAVVDAETRELVAVNSTSNRDGGTCGLNNPCEIDETGTTVHRGRGYATQTAAIAACIGAGNTVDLERQECTLPKP, encoded by the coding sequence GTGCAGATCATCTTGCGGTATGTGACCGTCCCGTCGATCGCCGTCGGAATCAGCGTCGCCGCCTCGCTGATTTCCCTGACAGCCGCTCCCGCCGACGCGGCTTCGAGATCCACCCCGGAGCGCGTGAAGTGGGAGCTCTGCCGGGATGCCGCGGCGGACTGGAATCGCGCGGACAACCGCAGCGAATGCGCGCTCATCCCCGTCCCGGTGGACTACGCCAAGCCCACGGGCAGAACGATCGACATCGCCGTGAGCAGGGTCAAGGCCACCGGAAAGCGCACGGGCGCCCTGTTCGGCAACCCCGGGGGACCCGGCCTGGCCGGCACGCCGTCCCCGTACGGCCTGCTCAACAGCCAACTGGCGCCGATGAACACGGAGTGGGACTTCATCGGCATCGACACCCGGGGTACGGGCTACAGCGCCCAGATCTCCTGCGACACGCCCGAATTCCGGGAGGGCGAGAGCGAACGGGAGTCCTTCGAACGTCAGGCGGAGGCGAAGCGCGCCTGCATCGCCAAGGACCCGGAACTGGCGCTCTCCATCAGCATGGAGAACGCGTCACGGGACATGGACCGCGTCCGGGAGGTGCTGGGCTACCGCACGATCAACTTCTACGGAAATTCCGGCGGAACAGCGCTGGGCGCGGTCTACCGCTCCATGTTCGACAGCCGTGTCGACCGGATGTGGCTGGACTCGATCATGTCCCCGGTCGGCCAGGACGCGGCGATCACCGCGGAAGTCGCGCAGTACCACGCCGGGTACCGGCGCTTCTTCGCATGGCTGGCCGGCAAGGACGCGACGTACCGCTTCGGCAACTCGCCCAAGAAGGTCGAAGCCGCGATGAAGGCATTGCAGGCGAAGGTGGGACGGGACGAGTTCGCCCCCTTCCTCGATCCCAACCTGGAAGCCATACCGGACCGCTGGGAGCGCTCTGCCGCCAAGCTGCTGGAGCTGCGGAACGAGGGGAGGGGCAAGGTCGTCCCCCAGCGGAAGGACAGGGAGCGGAAGTCCTTCGGGTTCGGAGAGATGGGGCACAACTACGGGTTCACCCATGACGCCTTCATGTGCAACGCGAGCGCCGACGGCCGCACCTACGCCGATCTCGTCAGGATGAGGAAGGAGCGGCAGGCGAGGTACCCCTTCGCCCCGGACTTCAGCGACCAGCCCATCACCTACTGCGCCGGCTGGCCGGCGGGCAAGCCGTGGGACCTGAAGCCCGGCAAGAGCCGCCTCCAGCTGTCCGGCCACGAGTTCGAAACCGTCACGCCCTACGCGTGGGCGAAGATGATGCACAAGAAGATCGGCGGATCGCTGCTGACCGTCACGGACGCGACGCACTCCACCATGAAGTCCACCGAGCTCGCCTGCGGCTCCAAGGTGGCGGACTTCTTCCGGGACGGCACGCCGGCGAAGGGCAGCTGCCCCGGCTTCCCCGCCGATCAGACCGGTCCCGCAGGCCCCGCCGGCAACCTGGCGGGGACCGTGCGGCTCCCGAACTGCTCCGCTTCGCTGGTCCGCCCCCGCACCGCCCGCGACGAGGACAAGGCGCTGCTGCTCACGAACGGGCACTGCCACCCCGAGGGACGGCCGAAGCCGGGTGAAGTGATCACCGGAGAGGGCGCCCCGATCGAAGGCACCGTGCTGAGCCCGGCGGGCCGTGACCTCGGCCCGGTGACGGGGCGGGTCCGCTACGCGACGATGACCGGAACCGACATCACGCTGGCCCAGCTGGATTCCACGTACGCGGACATCCGGCAGAAGTACGGGATCGAGGCGTTCCCGCTGGCTTCGACCGGTCCTGTCCCCGGGCAGAAGATCAAGGTGGCGTCGAGCTTCCTGGAGAGCGTCTGGTCGTGCCAGGCCGAGGCCGTGGTGCCGACGCTCAAGGAAGGCGACTACACGTCGACCCGTGCGATCCGGTACGCGAAGGAATGCGACACCCGACCCGGAAGCTCGGGTTCGGCCGTCGTCGACGCCGAGACCCGGGAGCTCGTCGCGGTGAACAGCACCAGCAACCGTGACGGCGGGACGTGCGGGCTGAACAACCCCTGCGAGATCGACGAGACGGGCACCACGGTCCACCGGGGACGCGGATACGCCACCCAGACCGCGGCGATCGCCGCGTGCATCGGCGCCGGCAACACCGTCGACCTCGAGCGCCAGGAGTGCACCCTGCCCAAGCCCTGA
- a CDS encoding TetR/AcrR family transcriptional regulator → MSVQERKERERADRERLIVATARELAEQQGWDAVTTRRLAERIEYSQPVLYSHFRGKREIIGAVALEGAAEMAAALRAATAAADGPRARVTALARAYLAFAEDNPAVYDAMFQLDGGLAFAREDTPEPLKDAFAALLETLTEVAGPGVHPGMFTEVFWSALHGQATLTRSRRLPPEDTARRLTLLVDRLAVL, encoded by the coding sequence ATGTCGGTACAGGAACGCAAGGAACGCGAACGGGCGGACCGCGAGCGCCTCATCGTGGCGACGGCCCGTGAACTCGCCGAGCAGCAGGGCTGGGACGCGGTGACGACCCGCCGGCTGGCCGAGCGCATCGAGTACAGCCAGCCCGTCCTCTACAGCCACTTCCGCGGCAAGCGCGAGATCATCGGCGCGGTGGCCCTGGAGGGCGCCGCCGAGATGGCCGCGGCCCTGCGCGCCGCGACCGCCGCGGCCGACGGCCCGCGCGCCCGGGTCACCGCCCTGGCCCGCGCGTACCTCGCCTTCGCCGAGGACAACCCGGCGGTCTACGACGCGATGTTCCAGCTCGACGGCGGGCTGGCCTTCGCGCGGGAGGACACCCCGGAACCCCTGAAGGACGCCTTCGCCGCCCTCCTGGAAACCCTCACCGAGGTCGCCGGGCCGGGCGTCCACCCGGGCATGTTCACCGAGGTCTTCTGGTCCGCCCTCCACGGCCAGGCCACCCTGACCCGATCCCGCCGCCTCCCCCCGGAGGACACCGCCCGCCGCCTGACCCTCCTCGTGGACCGGCTCGCCGTACTCTGA
- a CDS encoding M28 family metallopeptidase has product MKLSARLSAAVGASALVLGAFAGAAPVASASEQAVTPPDISVANVKQHLTDLQSIATANGGNRAHGRTGYKASIDFVKGKLDAAGYTTTLQTFTYNGATGYNLIADWPGGDPNQVVMSGSHLDSVTAGPGINDNGSGSAAILETALAVSRAQFQPTKHLRFGWWGAEELGLVGSKYYVNNLPAAERSKISGYLNFDMIGSPNPGYFVYDDDPTIEQTFKTYFAGLGVPTEIETEGDGRSDHAPFKNVGIPVGGLFSGADYTKTAAQAQKWGGTSGQAFDRCYHSSCDTTANINDTALDRNADAIAYAVWNLSSGSTTPPTGTVFENTADVSVPDNGAAVTSSVTVSGVTGNAPTNLAVGVNIVHTYIGDLVVDLIAPDGSVYNLHNRTGGSADNINQTYTVNASSEVANGVWKLRVQDKASVDTGYINSFKLTFP; this is encoded by the coding sequence ATGAAACTCTCCGCGAGACTTTCCGCCGCCGTCGGAGCCTCGGCGCTCGTGCTCGGTGCCTTCGCCGGTGCCGCGCCGGTCGCGTCCGCCTCGGAGCAGGCCGTGACCCCGCCCGACATATCCGTGGCCAACGTCAAGCAGCACCTCACCGACCTCCAGTCGATCGCCACCGCCAACGGCGGCAACCGCGCCCACGGCCGTACCGGCTACAAGGCCTCGATCGACTTCGTGAAGGGCAAGCTGGACGCCGCCGGCTACACCACGACGCTCCAGACCTTCACCTACAACGGCGCCACCGGCTACAACCTGATAGCCGACTGGCCGGGCGGCGACCCGAACCAGGTCGTCATGTCCGGCTCGCACCTCGACTCGGTGACCGCCGGGCCCGGCATCAACGACAACGGCTCCGGTTCCGCGGCCATCCTGGAGACCGCGCTCGCCGTCTCCCGGGCCCAGTTCCAGCCCACCAAGCACCTGCGCTTCGGCTGGTGGGGCGCGGAGGAGCTCGGGCTCGTCGGCTCGAAGTACTACGTCAACAACCTGCCGGCCGCCGAGCGTTCGAAGATCTCGGGCTACCTGAACTTCGACATGATCGGCTCGCCGAACCCGGGCTACTTCGTCTACGACGACGACCCGACGATCGAGCAGACCTTCAAGACCTACTTCGCCGGGCTCGGCGTCCCGACGGAGATCGAGACCGAGGGCGACGGGCGTTCCGACCACGCGCCGTTCAAGAACGTCGGCATCCCGGTCGGCGGCCTGTTCTCCGGCGCCGACTACACCAAGACGGCCGCCCAGGCGCAGAAGTGGGGCGGCACCTCGGGCCAGGCGTTCGACCGCTGCTACCACTCCTCGTGCGACACGACGGCGAACATCAACGACACCGCCCTGGACCGCAACGCGGACGCCATCGCGTACGCCGTGTGGAACCTGTCGAGCGGTTCGACGACCCCGCCGACCGGGACCGTCTTCGAGAACACCGCCGACGTGTCCGTGCCGGACAACGGTGCCGCGGTGACCTCCTCGGTGACCGTCTCCGGCGTCACCGGCAACGCGCCCACCAACCTCGCGGTCGGTGTGAACATCGTCCACACCTACATCGGCGACCTCGTCGTGGACCTCATCGCCCCCGACGGCTCGGTCTACAACCTGCACAACCGCACGGGCGGCAGCGCCGACAACATCAACCAGACCTACACCGTGAACGCCTCCTCCGAGGTCGCCAACGGCGTCTGGAAGCTCCGCGTCCAGGACAAGGCGTCGGTCGACACCGGCTACATCAACTCGTTCAAGCTGACGTTCCCGTAA
- a CDS encoding peptide MFS transporter — protein sequence MSRTAIDTDTNGEQPPPEDDHAFFGQPRGLLTLSGLEVWERFSFLGMQAILVLYFADTVAHGGMGMDPGTAASVSAAYGTLVYLVSVAGGWLADRILGSYRAVLYGGVLIACGHYAMAVPTPAMTWVGLGLISAGTGLLKPNVATMVGKLYRTDDDRRDAGFALYYMAINIGAFAGPLITGWLGDHKGWHWGFSAAAIGMTFGLIQYVAGRRHLAGRKHSAEYALAPEALRRAIRIMVVGALVTALAATGLALAGRLTMDRFVDLLTLISVIAPVVYFWVMFASPRVTAEERGRLKPYVVLFLASVAFNFILFQAYSTMMLLASTNARTTILGFDFPASWYASALGAFEVLLAPVVAAVWARMGPRQPHASNKIAFGVILGGLSFLLMVLPTSGHADDTYQMAAWWIVGSYLLLGLGDVLLETSGMSATSKLAPKAFGSQTMSLWFLSLALANGIQAQTVKLYDDVSKPAYFGVNGAIAVAVGLAVIALAPWLRRTMHPVH from the coding sequence TTGTCCCGAACAGCGATCGACACCGACACGAACGGCGAGCAGCCGCCGCCCGAGGACGACCACGCGTTCTTCGGGCAGCCGAGGGGGTTGCTCACCCTCTCGGGCCTGGAGGTCTGGGAGCGCTTCTCGTTCCTCGGGATGCAGGCGATCCTCGTCCTCTACTTCGCCGACACCGTCGCGCACGGCGGCATGGGCATGGACCCGGGCACGGCGGCCTCCGTCTCCGCCGCGTACGGCACCCTCGTCTACCTGGTCTCGGTGGCCGGCGGCTGGCTCGCCGACCGGATCCTCGGCTCGTACCGGGCGGTGCTCTACGGCGGCGTCCTGATCGCCTGCGGGCACTACGCGATGGCCGTGCCGACCCCGGCCATGACCTGGGTCGGGCTCGGGCTCATCAGCGCCGGCACCGGGCTGCTCAAGCCGAACGTGGCCACCATGGTCGGCAAGCTCTACCGCACCGACGACGACCGCCGCGACGCCGGTTTCGCCCTCTACTACATGGCGATCAACATCGGCGCCTTCGCCGGCCCGCTGATCACCGGCTGGCTCGGCGACCACAAGGGCTGGCACTGGGGCTTCTCCGCCGCCGCGATCGGCATGACCTTCGGCCTGATCCAGTACGTGGCGGGCCGCCGTCACCTGGCCGGGCGCAAGCACTCCGCCGAGTACGCGCTCGCCCCGGAGGCCCTGCGCCGGGCGATCCGGATCATGGTGGTCGGCGCGCTGGTCACCGCCCTCGCCGCGACCGGCCTGGCGCTCGCCGGCCGGCTCACCATGGACCGCTTCGTCGACCTGCTCACCCTGATCTCGGTGATCGCCCCGGTCGTCTACTTCTGGGTCATGTTCGCGAGCCCCCGGGTGACCGCCGAGGAGCGGGGGCGGCTCAAGCCGTACGTCGTACTCTTCCTGGCCTCGGTGGCGTTCAACTTCATCCTCTTCCAGGCGTACTCGACGATGATGCTGCTGGCCTCCACCAACGCCCGCACGACCATCCTCGGCTTCGACTTCCCGGCCAGCTGGTACGCCTCCGCCCTCGGCGCCTTCGAGGTGCTCCTGGCACCCGTGGTGGCCGCCGTCTGGGCGCGGATGGGCCCCCGCCAGCCGCACGCCTCCAACAAGATCGCCTTCGGGGTGATCCTCGGCGGCCTGTCCTTCCTCCTGATGGTCCTGCCGACCTCCGGGCACGCCGACGACACCTACCAGATGGCCGCCTGGTGGATCGTCGGCTCGTACCTGCTGCTGGGCCTCGGCGACGTGCTCCTGGAGACCTCCGGGATGTCCGCCACCAGCAAGCTCGCGCCGAAGGCCTTCGGGAGCCAGACGATGTCGCTCTGGTTCCTCTCCCTCGCGCTCGCCAACGGCATCCAGGCCCAGACCGTGAAGCTCTACGACGACGTCTCCAAGCCCGCCTACTTCGGCGTGAACGGCGCCATCGCGGTCGCCGTCGGCCTCGCCGTGATCGCCCTGGCGCCGTGGCTGCGCCGCACCATGCACCCCGTCCACTGA
- a CDS encoding polyprenyl synthetase family protein: protein MTVVGPFGLSVRDQALEADVQTGLAAVEAGLLDATKSDVPFITEAAQHLVLAGGKRFRPLLVMLAAQFGDPYAPGVVPSAVVVELTHLATLYHDDVMDEADVRRGVDSANTRWGNSIAVLTGDFLFARASHTLADLGPEAVRIQSEAFERLVTGQILETAGPQDGRDPIDHYLDVLSGKTGSLVAVSCRFGAMMSGADESVVDILTQYGERLGVAFQLADDVLDIASDSHESGKTPGTDLREGIPTLPVLRLRAAAAAEGRPEDLELVALVDGDLTDDARHAEALRRLRVHPALEQARRDTVRYAEEARAMLAPLPECYAKSALEEMCDAVVHRAG from the coding sequence GTGACCGTCGTCGGGCCGTTCGGTCTTAGCGTGCGGGACCAGGCTCTCGAAGCCGATGTCCAGACCGGATTGGCGGCGGTGGAGGCCGGCCTCCTCGACGCCACCAAGAGCGACGTGCCGTTCATCACGGAGGCCGCCCAGCACCTGGTGCTGGCCGGCGGCAAGCGGTTCCGGCCGCTGCTCGTGATGCTCGCCGCCCAGTTCGGCGACCCCTACGCGCCGGGTGTCGTGCCCTCGGCCGTCGTGGTCGAGCTCACCCACCTCGCCACGCTGTACCACGACGACGTCATGGACGAGGCGGACGTGCGCCGCGGTGTCGACAGCGCGAACACCCGCTGGGGCAACTCCATCGCCGTCCTCACGGGTGACTTCCTCTTCGCCCGCGCCTCGCACACGCTCGCGGACCTCGGACCCGAGGCCGTACGCATCCAGTCCGAGGCGTTCGAACGGCTGGTCACCGGCCAGATCCTGGAGACCGCGGGCCCGCAGGACGGCCGCGACCCGATCGACCACTACCTCGACGTGCTCTCCGGCAAGACCGGCTCGCTCGTCGCCGTCTCCTGCCGCTTCGGCGCCATGATGTCCGGCGCCGACGAGAGCGTCGTCGACATCCTCACCCAGTACGGGGAGCGGCTCGGCGTCGCCTTCCAGCTCGCCGACGACGTCCTCGACATCGCGTCCGACTCCCACGAGTCCGGCAAGACCCCCGGCACCGACCTGCGCGAGGGCATCCCGACCCTCCCCGTCCTCCGCCTCCGCGCCGCCGCGGCCGCCGAGGGCCGCCCCGAGGACCTGGAGCTGGTCGCCCTCGTCGACGGCGACCTCACCGACGACGCCCGCCACGCCGAGGCCCTCCGCCGCCTCCGCGTCCACCCCGCCCTGGAACAGGCCCGCCGCGACACCGTCCGCTACGCGGAGGAGGCCCGCGCGATGCTGGCCCCGCTGCCGGAGTGCTACGCGAAGTCGGCGCTGGAGGAGATGTGCGACGCGGTGGTGCACCGGGCGGGGTGA